The window CAGTGATCCTCCATCAAAATACCCCCTACTCACCCTTATGAAACAAGCAAGGGCATTTGGTCTTTCTGTTATGCTTGCAACACAAAACCCTGTTGATATAGATTATAAGGGTTTAAGTAATGCAGGAACTTGGTTAATTGGCAAACTTCAGCAAGAAAGAGATAAAGAGAGAGTAATGTCTGGTCTTGAAGGAACACTGCAAGCGTCTGGGAAATCATTAGATAGAGATTACTTTAATAAAATTCTTGGGACTCTAAAATCCAGAACATTTTTAGTGCATAATGTGCATTCAAATGAGCCAAAAGTAATCACCTCAAGATGGGCAATGAGCTATCTTCGTGGACCTCTCACAAAAGATCAAATTTCTAAGTTAATGAAAGAAAAAAGAAACACTATCAATACAGAAACTACTCAATTAAAGAGTGAAAAAAAGGAATACTTGCCCCAATTCCCTGAAGGAATTCCTGTAACTTTTGAATTAAACAGAGGAACTGGACCATTTGTGCCTTATGTTTATTTAGAAGGAGAGGCTTTATATATGGAACAGAAAGCGGGTATTTATTTTGAAAAAACTTTCAGGGCAATATTGAACACAGAAAAGGAAAATATCTCACTTAATAGTATAAATCTAATTGAAAACCCACCTATTACTGATAATACACCACCTGAAAATGCTACTTTTGCTGATATTCCAGATGTTCTTCTTAAGAAAGATACCTTTAAAGTAATTCAAAGCCAATTTAAGCAATTCATTAAGGGATTTGAACAAAAATACTACTATAATCCGTATTTCAAACTTTACAGTAAAATTGACGAGAGTAAAGAGGAGTTTGTCTCTAGGCTTAAAGATAGGGTAAAGGAAGTATTAGAAAACGAGTTACAAGAAGTGAGAGATTCATACGAAAAAGAATTAGAGAAGATAAACGAAAAACTGCAGAAAGCAGAGATCAACAAACAATCAGCAGAGGCTGAGTTAAGTGCAATTTCAAGGGATACTAGTATGGATATTGCTGCAAGTGCATTATCGATACTAATGGGCCGGACTAGTAGAAGTAGTATAAGAAGGGTAACAAGTTCAACAGAAAGACGAGAAAAAGCGAAAATTAAAATTGACAAAGCTAAACTGGAGATTCAAAAAGCTCAAACAGAGTTATATGAAATCCAAAAGGAGATGGATGAAGCATTAAAAAATAAAGAAGAAGAAATTTTTAATAAAGCATCTGTAGTTGAAGAGAAGCTCATAAGACCATCCGCTTCTTCAGTTATTGTTAAGTATATTGGTATTCTATTTAGGTAATTTAACAACTTTTTTGCAAGTTAGCATACATATTACACCTAAGGAGAATCTAACTCTACCTTTGGCTTTAGGAGAAGATATTGTATATGGGTTATTTACACCGTTTGATATGGAAAAAGTTCGGTTAAAAGTTATTAAATAGAAGTTTTATTTTACTAAAAATGATTTCTATAGAATTTAAATGAGTTAAACAAATAATGTTCAATCTCAAAATTACATAAGTTAACAGATAGTTTTTAAAAAATTTTTTTAAAAACAGATTTGACAAAACTGCCTTTTT is drawn from Caldisericaceae bacterium and contains these coding sequences:
- a CDS encoding DUF87 domain-containing protein; amino-acid sequence: MGDKQDLYIGKEVDLSTGTLKDKFFYKTKDLTTHAIIVGMTGSGKTGLAITMLEEAIVDGLPVIAIDPKGDLTNLLLTFTGLKPDDFKPWVDPDQAQLKGISLDMYAENVANTWQKGLADWDITSDTIQKLKDSADYSIFTPGSTAGIPVSILQSFKKPEGDLAQEEILEKIKGITIALLGLLGIQADPIKSREYILISTIIQNTWNSGKNISLEDLIMQIQKPQFNKLGVFTVDSFFPPKERLDLAMQINSLMASPTFQTWLSGTPLNIDNFIKSGDKPRVSIFYIAHLSESERMFFVTLLLQEILSWMRMQPGTDSPRVILYFDEIFGYFPPYPSDPPSKYPLLTLMKQARAFGLSVMLATQNPVDIDYKGLSNAGTWLIGKLQQERDKERVMSGLEGTLQASGKSLDRDYFNKILGTLKSRTFLVHNVHSNEPKVITSRWAMSYLRGPLTKDQISKLMKEKRNTINTETTQLKSEKKEYLPQFPEGIPVTFELNRGTGPFVPYVYLEGEALYMEQKAGIYFEKTFRAILNTEKENISLNSINLIENPPITDNTPPENATFADIPDVLLKKDTFKVIQSQFKQFIKGFEQKYYYNPYFKLYSKIDESKEEFVSRLKDRVKEVLENELQEVRDSYEKELEKINEKLQKAEINKQSAEAELSAISRDTSMDIAASALSILMGRTSRSSIRRVTSSTERREKAKIKIDKAKLEIQKAQTELYEIQKEMDEALKNKEEEIFNKASVVEEKLIRPSASSVIVKYIGILFR